In one window of Saprospiraceae bacterium DNA:
- a CDS encoding PorP/SprF family type IX secretion system membrane protein — translation MKLSLKIFVFVLGFSCLGNLHAQDLHFTQFEFTPALINPGQTGNFNGTYRISGIYRDQSVSPSGFTADFKTPYITIDVNFGFAFRKKDWTSLGISFFDDRSGDINIGKGGFLASGAYHFAMAGGDLALGAQFGSISFETKNPEKAIFYDQLQSGSSSSQDLQKLQQGKGSFKDLSAGLALSVPVSVKKHGLKVGFALNHLNKPTVSVLGSGGDKLGMLLNVHSSLQYHLNEKIDVIPTVYFRSLEKNKETIGQCMLSYLYDVEKKVRLNAGLGYRFGDALQIMAGMEYGKIKAQIGYDQTLGDLKDAKDPAGFGALEIGISYTGAIVKKPNPKPKVFCPRF, via the coding sequence ATGAAATTATCACTAAAGATTTTTGTATTCGTCCTTGGATTTTCTTGTCTCGGGAATTTGCATGCACAGGACCTGCACTTTACCCAATTTGAGTTCACACCTGCCTTAATCAATCCCGGCCAGACCGGAAATTTCAATGGCACTTACAGGATTAGTGGTATATACAGAGATCAATCTGTTTCGCCCAGTGGATTTACTGCCGACTTCAAGACCCCATACATTACCATTGACGTCAATTTTGGATTTGCATTCAGAAAAAAAGACTGGACCTCTTTGGGTATTAGTTTTTTCGATGATCGTTCGGGCGACATCAATATAGGTAAAGGAGGATTCCTGGCTTCCGGTGCTTACCATTTCGCTATGGCTGGAGGTGACCTGGCTTTGGGTGCACAGTTTGGGAGCATTAGCTTTGAAACTAAAAATCCGGAGAAAGCAATTTTTTACGATCAGCTTCAATCTGGAAGCAGCAGTTCACAGGATCTTCAGAAATTGCAACAGGGGAAGGGCAGCTTTAAGGACCTTTCTGCCGGCCTGGCTCTGAGTGTGCCTGTCAGTGTCAAGAAACACGGACTGAAGGTTGGATTTGCTTTGAACCATCTCAACAAACCCACGGTGAGCGTTTTGGGATCAGGTGGCGATAAATTGGGAATGTTGCTCAATGTGCACAGTTCACTCCAATACCACCTGAATGAAAAAATTGATGTCATTCCCACTGTCTATTTCAGGAGCCTTGAAAAAAATAAGGAAACGATCGGTCAGTGCATGCTGAGTTATTTATACGATGTCGAGAAAAAAGTACGTTTGAACGCCGGTTTGGGTTATCGTTTTGGCGATGCTTTGCAAATTATGGCCGGAATGGAATATGGAAAAATAAAGGCGCAAATTGGTTACGATCAGACTCTCGGCGATCTTAAAGATGCCAAGGATCCTGCAGGATTCGGAGCACTTGAAATCGGCATCAGCTATACAGGCGCGATTGTCAAAAAACCAAATCCGAAACCAAAAGTATTTTGTCCACGTTTTTAA
- a CDS encoding OmpA family protein: protein MKCKLFFSALLILSTVFILQAQPATGNTPDALVRSGDEQIEKGQYYRALEQYEKAYKEIKERDIAVKIAKAHLLLRDYNKASVWFGRVLSRDRANKYNEYRFDYGISLKMNEAYTEAAEEFKKYIENGSDELLKKQAQTELEGIELRANLKENVGIEVKNAGKNINTPESQSGPAIDKEGLLYFGSLDAKDEKKSKKGNQKKDDKRKTDKDGEALKEDETKSEDDPAAYMKIYQASFAEGKGWQKAEILPELINRNGYHSANVSFSKDGQTMFFTRAISEGGFMEESKIYASTKTATGWSPAIEVKGVNGDYLARHPVEGELYGNRVLLFSANIPGGKGGFDLYYATKIGEAEYNAPVNIAGLNTGADEWSPYMVEGMMYFSSNGWPGIGGFDVFQTRWTGSDWTKPENMGIPVNSSVDDLFYKLSPSGERAVIVSNRAHPDSKSLKSKTCCDDIYFIEKRKLVIDLTTIVLDEKKKGIKGATAQLIEMKTGKDGEIQSKSNSQGNEISHLLDKDKNYKVVVSKEGYFPAEFELNTVGIEKDQSIKKEVVLRVLPPESDVEIVTINEPIRLNKIYYDFDDDKILPDAEKDLGYLKELMDKYPDMVIELSSHTDSRGNDDYNEKLSQRRANSAKKWLMGKKVSAQRIVAKGYGEDKILNHCNNGEDCTEEEHRFNRRTEFKILSGPTTIEVRKEVMNKKSKGK from the coding sequence ATGAAGTGTAAATTATTTTTTTCAGCACTGTTGATTTTGTCTACTGTCTTTATTCTGCAGGCGCAACCTGCAACGGGAAATACACCTGACGCATTGGTAAGATCGGGTGATGAACAGATTGAAAAAGGGCAGTACTACAGGGCACTCGAACAGTACGAAAAAGCTTACAAGGAAATAAAGGAAAGGGATATTGCCGTAAAAATAGCCAAAGCTCATCTGTTGTTGAGAGATTACAATAAAGCTTCTGTGTGGTTTGGCCGAGTGTTATCCCGGGATCGAGCCAATAAGTATAATGAATACCGGTTTGATTATGGAATTTCTTTAAAGATGAACGAAGCTTATACAGAAGCAGCCGAAGAATTTAAAAAATATATAGAAAACGGTAGTGATGAATTATTGAAAAAACAGGCGCAGACAGAACTCGAAGGGATTGAACTCCGTGCTAATTTAAAAGAGAACGTAGGCATCGAAGTTAAGAATGCCGGAAAAAATATCAATACTCCTGAATCGCAAAGCGGACCTGCAATCGATAAGGAGGGACTCTTGTATTTTGGATCTCTCGATGCGAAAGACGAAAAGAAATCCAAAAAAGGCAACCAGAAAAAAGACGACAAAAGAAAAACGGATAAAGATGGAGAAGCACTCAAAGAAGATGAAACGAAATCAGAAGATGATCCGGCAGCTTATATGAAAATTTACCAGGCTTCTTTTGCTGAAGGCAAAGGATGGCAAAAAGCTGAAATCTTACCAGAACTGATCAACAGAAACGGATACCACAGTGCCAATGTCAGTTTTTCAAAAGACGGGCAAACCATGTTTTTCACAAGGGCAATTTCCGAAGGAGGTTTTATGGAAGAAAGTAAGATCTATGCTTCGACAAAAACAGCTACAGGCTGGAGTCCTGCTATAGAAGTTAAAGGCGTCAATGGAGATTATCTCGCCAGACATCCTGTTGAAGGAGAACTATATGGAAATCGGGTATTGTTGTTTTCAGCCAATATACCTGGCGGAAAAGGCGGTTTTGATCTTTATTATGCTACAAAAATCGGAGAAGCAGAATACAATGCGCCGGTGAATATTGCCGGACTCAATACAGGAGCTGACGAATGGAGTCCATACATGGTTGAAGGAATGATGTACTTCAGCTCCAATGGCTGGCCGGGTATTGGTGGTTTTGATGTTTTTCAAACCCGTTGGACCGGTTCAGACTGGACCAAACCGGAAAATATGGGCATACCGGTAAATTCGAGTGTTGATGATTTGTTTTATAAATTATCTCCTTCCGGAGAAAGAGCTGTTATTGTTTCCAACAGGGCACATCCGGATTCCAAATCTTTGAAAAGCAAAACCTGCTGTGATGATATCTATTTTATCGAAAAAAGAAAACTGGTCATCGATTTGACAACCATTGTATTGGATGAAAAGAAAAAAGGAATCAAAGGGGCCACCGCCCAGCTCATCGAAATGAAGACTGGAAAGGATGGAGAAATTCAAAGCAAATCCAATTCACAAGGCAATGAAATTTCTCATTTACTCGATAAGGACAAAAATTATAAGGTGGTAGTCAGTAAAGAGGGATATTTTCCTGCAGAATTTGAATTGAATACGGTAGGTATAGAAAAAGATCAAAGCATTAAAAAAGAAGTGGTATTGCGTGTATTGCCTCCGGAATCAGATGTTGAAATTGTGACCATTAATGAACCAATCCGGTTAAATAAAATTTATTACGATTTTGACGACGATAAAATATTACCCGATGCTGAAAAAGATCTAGGATATTTAAAGGAGTTGATGGACAAATATCCGGACATGGTCATTGAACTCAGTTCTCATACCGATTCAAGAGGTAATGACGACTACAATGAGAAACTTTCGCAGCGCAGAGCCAATTCTGCAAAAAAATGGCTGATGGGTAAAAAAGTCAGTGCACAACGCATCGTAGCCAAAGGTTATGGGGAAGATAAAATTCTTAATCATTGCAATAATGGAGAAGATTGTACCGAAGAAGAGCATCGGTTTAACAGACGTACAGAGTTTAAAATTCTTTCTGGCCCTACAACTATTGAAGTAAGGAAAGAAGTCATGAATAAGAAATCCAAAGGAAAATAA
- a CDS encoding DUF1573 domain-containing protein has translation MTMYSGSVAMPVFKIWTFRVVGFLLFVSCTAGKQAISDQSNGNESALIEGAPQVQAPFAAKIQFDSSSYHFGTIKKGGIVYRELNFTNQGDSDLDIQLISACECTQLEWPQLPLKPGSSGVIKVRYDSKDKLGPQIVDVEILANTIPEVTYTKFYIYVEP, from the coding sequence ATGACGATGTATTCAGGCTCTGTTGCTATGCCGGTATTCAAAATTTGGACCTTCCGTGTTGTTGGATTTTTATTGTTCGTATCCTGTACTGCCGGAAAACAAGCCATCAGCGATCAATCCAATGGAAATGAATCAGCTTTAATCGAGGGAGCTCCACAGGTTCAGGCACCCTTTGCTGCAAAAATCCAGTTTGATTCCAGCAGTTATCATTTTGGAACCATTAAAAAAGGAGGAATCGTTTACCGTGAATTGAATTTTACAAATCAGGGTGATTCGGACTTAGATATTCAGCTGATTTCTGCCTGCGAATGCACACAACTCGAATGGCCTCAATTGCCTTTGAAGCCGGGGAGTTCCGGAGTTATCAAAGTGAGATACGATAGCAAAGATAAACTCGGACCTCAGATTGTCGATGTTGAAATATTGGCCAATACAATCCCCGAAGTAACTTATACTAAATTCTATATTTATGTAGAACCCTAG
- a CDS encoding vanadium-dependent haloperoxidase yields the protein MRQLVHFKASQVNSLMALVIFLLTACTKEERATFSDDVNKSTVENGSIAIDWMRLAVSITPEIPGYTPPIAARAFGYLGLGLYESVAQGIDGYPSFQGKLNGLSSQSLPAIHEGGEVSWHLVVNESMHYLFGKFYRNVSPATRERIEAFYNEQKNVYSTGVQQDIIEKSLMYGAMMGKAIYNYSVTDGQDQAYLNNYPIEYSVPQGQGLWAPTSNHIKRPLLPYWGDVRCFMQHASAMEMPTPPNFSTDPGSQFYANALDVRNRVRNLDVNSETMVKFWNDDQNQSLTTAGHMMSILSDILSQESRDLAFTAKAFAKLGLSLHDATVAAWKVKYKYNILRPETYIKENIDRDFLPLVDPQATPEYSSSSSALGMASAEVLSEIFGFNYAFTDRTHENRKDIDGTPRSFKSFQQMADEIASSCLYGGIHYRFSLEAGQEQGAVIGKNINKIKI from the coding sequence ATGAGGCAATTAGTACATTTCAAAGCATCCCAGGTAAACAGCTTGATGGCATTGGTAATTTTTTTACTCACTGCCTGTACTAAAGAGGAAAGAGCGACATTTAGCGATGATGTGAACAAATCCACAGTAGAAAATGGCAGCATTGCTATTGATTGGATGCGTCTTGCCGTAAGCATCACTCCGGAGATACCGGGGTATACCCCTCCGATTGCAGCAAGAGCTTTTGGTTATCTTGGTTTAGGATTGTATGAATCCGTTGCACAGGGCATTGATGGCTATCCCAGCTTTCAAGGCAAACTCAATGGACTATCTTCCCAAAGCCTTCCGGCCATTCATGAAGGTGGGGAAGTGAGTTGGCATTTGGTGGTCAATGAAAGTATGCATTATTTGTTTGGCAAGTTTTACAGAAATGTGAGTCCTGCTACCCGCGAACGGATTGAAGCTTTTTACAACGAACAAAAAAACGTCTATTCAACCGGAGTCCAGCAAGACATTATCGAAAAATCGCTGATGTATGGGGCCATGATGGGAAAAGCGATTTACAATTATTCTGTAACTGATGGCCAGGACCAGGCGTATTTGAACAACTACCCAATTGAATACAGTGTTCCGCAGGGACAAGGATTGTGGGCGCCAACTTCCAACCACATCAAAAGGCCATTGTTGCCTTATTGGGGCGATGTACGCTGCTTTATGCAACATGCCTCCGCTATGGAAATGCCAACACCACCAAATTTTAGCACAGACCCGGGTTCACAGTTTTATGCAAATGCATTGGACGTGCGGAATCGTGTGCGCAATCTGGATGTTAATTCTGAAACCATGGTCAAATTCTGGAACGATGACCAGAACCAATCATTGACTACTGCTGGACACATGATGTCTATACTCAGCGATATTCTAAGTCAGGAATCCAGAGATCTCGCTTTTACTGCAAAGGCTTTCGCTAAATTGGGGCTCTCTCTTCACGATGCTACTGTAGCTGCATGGAAAGTAAAATACAAATACAACATTCTGAGACCGGAAACCTACATCAAAGAAAACATCGACCGCGATTTTCTTCCTTTGGTGGACCCTCAGGCAACTCCGGAATACTCCTCAAGCTCTTCTGCATTAGGTATGGCCAGCGCTGAAGTTCTTAGTGAAATCTTTGGTTTCAATTATGCCTTTACCGATCGCACGCATGAAAACCGGAAAGATATTGATGGAACACCCCGCTCCTTCAAATCCTTCCAACAAATGGCAGATGAAATTGCTTCTTCCTGTCTTTATGGAGGTATTCATTACAGATTTAGTCTCGAAGCGGGCCAAGAACAAGGAGCAGTTATTGGAAAAAATATCAATAAGATAAAAATCTAA
- a CDS encoding CvpA family protein gives MLIDILLAIFLGLSFYLGYSKGIVKSFFGIMSILIATLVTLKFSFILIALLENISSIDPRLALVLGFLFTFLIVVFTIRLIGRGFEKFLETAQINFINKFIGGVMSAVIVLTLYSSMIWFLNQIRFIDSSTKEESQSYSLLESLPEKTKWVWSKTKPLFSEFWEKTNHVLDSVELPASKSDDTHDNQL, from the coding sequence ATGCTCATCGATATCCTTTTGGCAATTTTTCTCGGACTCAGTTTTTACCTGGGCTATTCCAAGGGCATAGTCAAGTCTTTTTTTGGAATTATGAGTATCCTGATCGCAACACTTGTTACTTTGAAATTCTCATTTATCCTCATCGCTCTATTGGAAAACATTTCAAGCATAGACCCAAGGCTTGCTCTTGTTCTGGGTTTTCTGTTTACTTTTTTAATTGTAGTTTTTACGATACGGCTCATTGGAAGGGGCTTTGAGAAGTTTTTAGAAACCGCACAAATCAATTTTATAAACAAATTCATTGGAGGCGTAATGAGCGCTGTGATCGTGCTTACGCTTTACAGCTCCATGATCTGGTTCCTCAATCAAATAAGATTTATAGATTCTTCGACAAAAGAAGAGTCGCAAAGTTATTCCTTGTTGGAGTCTTTGCCGGAAAAGACAAAATGGGTCTGGTCTAAAACCAAACCGCTTTTTTCCGAATTTTGGGAAAAGACCAATCACGTTCTGGATAGTGTCGAACTCCCTGCAAGTAAAAGCGATGATACCCATGATAACCAGCTCTGA
- a CDS encoding transposase: protein MAKLISIQNNILKINFESADQRFDTYYQSFLRSELGLIHQAIPWDNLCQIFRKNLRRKNQRGRKSFFSIQGKIALMFLKQYLGYSDSKIIDRLNTDYVIQFFCGIYLRPEDQIKDKKIISQIRCELAQALSLDEIQIELMKHWKPHLKDVHIGLVDATCYESQLRYPTDVKLLWECCEWTYGQMKRICKQSKQRIPRSKFKEQQDKYLSYQKKRKKTYQQAQIRKRALLYLLNKLLSQIEQVYQIASTRDLVLPAAYAKRIQTIQTILSQQQERFETGLPIKDRIVSIAKNYLRPIVRGKETKIVEFGAKVNCVQIDGINFIEYLSFDAFNEGTRLEQSIFLVRKLTGKCTHIAADQIYATNKNRSYCTSQNIKTNFTPKGRPGPLEPQRSQMQSLLSKERATRLEGSFGTEKDHYGLSKIKARTEANEILCIFFGIHTANAVDIGKRILRSRQTKKPA, encoded by the coding sequence GTGGCTAAATTAATAAGCATTCAGAATAATATTCTGAAAATTAATTTCGAGAGTGCCGATCAAAGGTTTGACACATATTATCAGTCCTTTTTAAGAAGTGAATTAGGACTGATCCATCAGGCAATTCCTTGGGATAATCTGTGCCAAATTTTTAGAAAGAATCTGCGCAGGAAGAACCAAAGGGGTAGAAAATCATTTTTTAGTATACAAGGCAAGATTGCGCTGATGTTTTTAAAGCAATACCTGGGGTATTCAGATTCCAAGATCATAGATCGCCTGAATACGGATTATGTTATACAGTTTTTCTGTGGAATTTATCTGAGACCTGAAGATCAAATCAAGGATAAAAAAATAATCAGTCAAATCCGGTGTGAACTGGCACAGGCATTGTCGTTGGATGAAATTCAGATTGAACTTATGAAACACTGGAAACCCCATTTAAAGGATGTACATATAGGTTTGGTTGATGCAACATGTTATGAATCGCAACTTCGATATCCAACCGACGTAAAACTATTATGGGAGTGCTGCGAATGGACATATGGTCAAATGAAGAGAATTTGCAAGCAGTCTAAACAGCGAATACCACGGTCAAAATTCAAGGAACAGCAAGATAAGTACCTATCCTATCAGAAGAAACGAAAGAAGACGTATCAGCAAGCTCAAATTAGAAAGCGCGCATTACTTTATCTACTCAATAAGTTATTGAGTCAAATAGAACAAGTTTACCAAATAGCATCCACACGTGATCTTGTTTTACCTGCTGCCTATGCCAAGAGGATTCAAACGATTCAGACTATCCTGAGTCAGCAGCAGGAACGCTTTGAAACTGGATTGCCTATTAAGGACAGGATAGTAAGTATTGCTAAAAATTATCTTCGCCCAATTGTTCGGGGAAAGGAAACCAAGATCGTAGAATTTGGAGCTAAGGTGAACTGTGTTCAGATTGATGGTATCAATTTTATAGAATACCTAAGCTTCGATGCCTTTAATGAAGGCACTCGATTAGAACAAAGTATATTTTTAGTAAGAAAACTCACAGGGAAGTGCACTCACATAGCGGCGGATCAAATCTATGCCACCAATAAAAACAGATCTTATTGTACAAGCCAGAATATTAAAACAAATTTTACACCTAAAGGCAGACCAGGGCCACTAGAACCCCAGCGCAGTCAAATGCAATCCTTACTTTCTAAAGAAAGAGCAACCAGATTAGAAGGTTCATTCGGAACTGAGAAAGATCACTATGGGTTATCAAAAATAAAAGCCAGAACTGAAGCTAATGAAATTCTTTGCATTTTCTTCGGCATCCATACCGCTAATGCAGTAGACATAGGAAAAAGAATACTTAGATCAAGGCAAACAAAAAAGCCTGCGTAA
- the obgE gene encoding GTPase ObgE, with product MADQNFVDYVKILFRSGKGGAGFVHFFRSKHNPKGGPDGGNGARGGHVILRGNAQLWTLLHLKYRKHIYAQPGENGGENNRTGAEGQDEIIEVPLGTVAIHSETREKILEITEHGEEKILLPGGRGGMGNTFFKSPTHQAPDYAQPGEEGQEAWIILELKILADVGLVGFPNAGKSTLLSVLSAAKPKIADYAFTTLVPNLGIVSYRDDKSFVMADIPGIIEDAHLGKGLGLRFIRHIERNSVLLFLIPCDSQNILGDYEVLKHELEQYNPELLDKPRMLAITKMDIVESEWKELIEKDLPRDLPVVFISSVQHKGLEELKDKLWQLLNSTD from the coding sequence ATGGCCGATCAAAATTTCGTAGATTATGTGAAAATTCTTTTCCGTTCCGGTAAAGGAGGTGCCGGCTTTGTTCATTTTTTCAGAAGCAAACACAACCCGAAAGGAGGGCCTGATGGAGGGAATGGGGCGCGTGGAGGCCACGTTATTCTGCGAGGCAATGCTCAACTTTGGACCTTGTTGCATTTGAAATACAGGAAACATATCTATGCGCAACCCGGAGAAAACGGGGGTGAAAACAACAGAACCGGTGCAGAAGGTCAAGACGAAATTATTGAAGTTCCACTGGGTACGGTTGCTATTCACTCCGAAACAAGAGAAAAAATTCTGGAAATCACAGAACATGGTGAAGAGAAGATTTTACTTCCCGGAGGCCGTGGCGGAATGGGTAATACCTTTTTCAAATCTCCAACCCATCAGGCTCCTGATTATGCCCAACCAGGAGAAGAAGGACAAGAGGCCTGGATCATCCTGGAACTCAAAATTCTTGCAGATGTTGGTCTGGTTGGATTTCCCAATGCAGGTAAATCAACTTTGCTTTCCGTGCTTTCTGCGGCGAAGCCTAAGATTGCTGATTATGCTTTTACGACCCTCGTACCTAACCTGGGAATTGTTTCTTATCGCGATGACAAATCATTTGTTATGGCTGATATCCCCGGCATCATTGAAGATGCACATCTGGGAAAAGGTTTGGGATTGAGATTTATTCGCCACATTGAAAGAAACAGCGTATTGTTATTTTTAATCCCATGCGACAGTCAGAATATCTTAGGCGATTACGAGGTTCTCAAACATGAACTCGAACAATACAACCCCGAACTCCTCGATAAACCGAGAATGCTGGCCATTACCAAAATGGATATTGTCGAATCTGAATGGAAGGAACTCATTGAAAAAGATTTGCCACGTGATCTTCCGGTTGTATTCATCAGTTCCGTCCAGCATAAAGGCCTGGAAGAGCTCAAGGACAAGTTATGGCAATTGTTGAATTCAACTGATTGA
- a CDS encoding adenylate kinase, giving the protein MIHIILFGPPGSGKGTQAEKLIGTFGLSHISTGDLFRNETSLKTELGLKALEYMGKGQLVPDEITIAMLKKKVASMPDVKGFIYDGFPRTKAQALALDEMLCENGEEISLLLALDVPENEVVSRLLNRGLTSGRSDDSNEEIIRKRFQVYLSETAVVYQHYAESGKSLTVPGVGSIEEISERLCAQISPLFA; this is encoded by the coding sequence ATGATTCATATCATTTTATTTGGTCCACCGGGGAGTGGGAAGGGCACCCAGGCCGAAAAACTCATCGGTACATTTGGCTTGTCTCATATCTCAACAGGTGATCTTTTCAGAAATGAAACTTCACTAAAAACAGAATTGGGCTTGAAAGCATTGGAATATATGGGTAAAGGTCAGCTCGTCCCAGATGAAATCACCATCGCCATGTTGAAAAAGAAGGTTGCGTCGATGCCCGATGTAAAGGGCTTTATTTACGATGGGTTTCCAAGAACGAAAGCACAAGCTTTGGCTTTGGATGAGATGTTATGTGAAAATGGCGAAGAAATCAGCTTATTGCTGGCATTGGACGTTCCGGAAAACGAAGTGGTATCCCGTTTATTGAATCGCGGATTAACCTCTGGCCGATCCGACGATAGCAATGAAGAAATTATCAGAAAACGTTTCCAGGTTTATTTATCGGAAACGGCTGTCGTATATCAACATTACGCGGAATCGGGAAAATCGCTAACAGTGCCCGGAGTTGGCAGTATTGAGGAAATTTCTGAAAGACTCTGTGCACAAATCAGTCCTTTATTCGCATAG